A stretch of Panthera tigris isolate Pti1 chromosome E2, P.tigris_Pti1_mat1.1, whole genome shotgun sequence DNA encodes these proteins:
- the LOC122233996 gene encoding LOW QUALITY PROTEIN: uncharacterized protein LOC122233996 (The sequence of the model RefSeq protein was modified relative to this genomic sequence to represent the inferred CDS: inserted 3 bases in 2 codons; substituted 1 base at 1 genomic stop codon), translating into MGELMLLENNLLPPYGNPGGREAAAAPEPGGREAAAAPGPIENETNLERPAGRTHGRTQREPNPRLPDSTVALPLREIGRPDETGNPRLQYWPFSTSDLYNWKTQNARFSDNPEDLIALLDSVMFIHQPTWDDCQQLLRILFTTEEREKIQLEARKLVPGDDGRPTSNPDLINAAFPLTRPPQDEWDYNTAEGRGRLLIYRQTLMAGLRAAARKPTNLAKVYSVVQGKAESPAAYLERLMEAFRQFTPTDPEVLENQAAVVMSFVNQAARDIKKKLQRLEDLEGKQIQDLLRIAQRVYNNRDAPEERQIKATEKMTKVLAAIVQKAQPPPEGTQTTRPPRRHLDKDQCAYCKEKGHWIRECPKKKQPRPSQVQWQPKIAPILFTQDTEXGGRGSDPLPEPRVTLQVEGTPVQFLVDTGAQHSVLVKPHGKVSEKSSWVQGATGIKKYPWTTQRTVDLGTGKVTHSFLVIPDSPCPLLGRDFLTKMGAQIHFQLGGPTVTDFHNQPISVLTVKLEDEYRLHQEPTPLDQGIEPWLQRFPDAWAESGGMGLAKHRPALFIEVKPETDPVRVCQYPMPVEAKNGITLHIRRLLDFGVLRTCHSAWNTPLLPVRKPNSGEYRPVQDLREVNKRVMDIHPTVPNPYTLLSALSPEKQWYTVLDLKDAFFSLPLVPKSQELFAFEWTDPDRGINGQLTWTRLPQGFKNSPTLFNEALHEDLSEYRQQHPNITLLQYVDDLLIAAETPEACIQGTEGLLRTLGTLGYHASAKKAQICKSEVTYLGYLLRGGQCWLTDARKETVLRIPRPQTPRQVKEFLGSAGFCRLWIPGFAELAKPLYQATKDQQPFSWTEEAEQAFQQIKTALLSAPALGLPDVSKPFHLYVDENRGRAKVVLTQHLGPWHRPVAYLSKKLDPVAAGWPPCLWMIAATVLMVKDADKLTVGQELQVTTPHAIEGILKQPPDRWLSNAQLTHYQGLLLNPLRIIFTPPTALNPASLLSDPDMGTPLHDCVDILAQVYGVREDLQDQPLSDADAIWFTDGSSFVHQGQRYAGAAVTSETEVIWAEALPPGTSAQKAELIALTQALKFGRDRKLTVYTDSRFAFATAHVHGVMYRERGLLTAEGKDIKNKEEILALLAALWEPKKLAIVHCPGHQKTTDPVSRGNNLADQTAKNIARPPSAIELPPSPEYSENDIQWMSKLPMTRIKDGWWRDSKSSIIFSDKLGWQVLEWIHRSTHLGSRRMLDLLRQTGLKIXNVSHKVDQVVTKCTVCQLNNASSNPQTTRVRQRGSRPGTYWEVDFTEVKPGKYGYKYLLVFVDTFSRWTGAFPTKNEMAQIVAKKXPGRNPAQVWFSSNDRVRQWTCIRL; encoded by the exons TTGCCCCCCTATGGGAACCCGGGAGGACGGGAAGCGGCAGCTGCACCGGAACCAGGAGGACGGGAGGCAGCAGCCGCGCCGGGCCCCATTGAAAACGAAACCAACCTCGAGCGGCCAGCCGGCCGAACCCACGGGCGCACCCAGCGTGAGCCAAACCCTCGCCTCCCCGACTCCACTGTGGCCCTACCCCTGCGGGAAATAGGACGCCCAGATGAAACAGGCAACCCCCGACTCCAGTATTGGCCCTTTTCCACCAGTGACCTTTACAACTGGAAAACACAGAACGCTCGATTCTCTGATAACCCTGAAGACCTAATAGCTCTTTTAGACAGTGTCATGTTCATCCACCAGCCCACCTGGGACGACTGTCAGCAGCTCCTCCGCATCCTGTTCACTACAGAGGAGCGAGAGAAGATCCAATTAGAAGCAAGAAAGCTGGTTCCTGGAGACGACGGTCGGCCGACATCTAACCCTGACCTCATTAATGCGGCTTTCCCCCTAACGAGACCTCCACAGGACGAATGGGACTACAATACGGCAGAAGGTAGGGGAAGGCTACTCATTTATCGCCAGACTCTGATGGCAGGTCTCCGGGCTGCAGCTCGCAAGCCCACCAATTTGGCTAAGGTATATTCGGTcgtacagggaaaggcagagagtccAGCTGCTTACTTAGAGAGATTAATGGAAGCCTTTAGGCAGTTTACCCCCACGGATCCAGAAGTCCTTGAGAACCAGGCTGCTGTCGTTATGTCCTTTGTAAATCAAGCAGCTCgtgacattaagaaaaaactccAAAGGCTAGAGGATTTAGAAGGTAAGCAGATCCAGGATCTGCTCCGTATAGCACAACGGGTCTACAACAACAGGGACgccccagaagagagacagatcaaagccacagagaaaatgactaaagTCCTGGCCGCTATAGTCCAGAAAGCACAGCCACCCCCAGAAGGCACTCAAACAACACGCCCTCCCAGGCGGCACTTAGATAAAGATCAATGTGCCTATTGtaaagaaaaaggccattggaTACGAGAATGCCCCAAGAAGAAACAACCCCGCCCCAGCCAAGTACAATGGCAGCCTAAAATAGCCCCCATACTGTTTACCCAAGATACAGAATAGGGAGGACGGGGTTCAGATCCCCTCCCCGAACCTAGGGTAACGTtgcaagtggaggggaccccggtCCAGTTCCTAGTTGATACCGGGGCACAGCACTCAGTTCTGGTCAAGCCCCATggaaaagtatctgaaaaatcatcctgggtacaaggggccacCGGAATAAAGAAGTACCCCTGGACAACTCAGAGGACTGTGGACTTAGGAACTGGGAAGGTAACCCACTCCTTCCTGGTCATTCCtgacagcccctgccccctgttGGGGAGGGATTTTCTTACCAAAATGGGGGCCCAAATTCATTTCCAACTGGGGGGACCCACAGTGACTGACTTCCACAACCAGCCCATATCTGTACTCACTGTGAAACTAGAAGATGAATATAGGCTCCATCAGGAACCCACTCCTCTGGATCAGGGCATTGAGCCCTGGCTTCAACGCTTCCCAGACGCGTGGGCAGAATCGGGTGGCATGGGGTTAGCAAAACATCGCCCAGCCCTATTTATAGAGGTCAAGCCCGAGACGGACCCCGTCCGCGTGTGCCAATACCCTATGCCCGTGGAAGCCAAAAATGGCATCACACTGCATATCCGCCGCCTCCTTGACTTCGGGGTCCTACGCACCTGCCACTCAGCATGGAATACCCCCCTGCTGCCCGTGCGCAAACCCAACAGCGGGGAATACAGACCAGTGCAGGACCTGAGAGAAGTCAATAAGCGGGTGATGGACATACATCCAACCGTTCCTAACCCCTATACTCTCCTGAGCGCCCTCAGCCCAGAAAAACAATGGTATACTGTTCTGGAtctaaaagatgcttttttcagCCTACCACTAGTGCCTAAAAGTCAAGAGCTATTTGCATTCGAGTGGACAGATCCAGACAGGGGCATAAATGGCCAGCTCACTTGGACCAGACTGCCACAAGGATTCAAGAACTCTCCGACCCTGTTCAACGAGGCTCTACACGAAGATTTAAGTGAGTACAGACAACAACACCCTAATATAACTCTCCTACAGTATGTTGATGATCTTTTAATAGCTGCCGAGACACCCGAAGCCTGCATCCAGGGAACCGAAGGTCTCCTGCGAACTCTGGGAACCTTAGGCTACCACGCCTCAGCAAAGAAGGCTCAGATCTGCAAGTCAGAGGTAACTTACCTGGGTTACTTACTGAGAGGGGGGCAATGCTGGCTAACGGATGCCCGGAAAGAGACTGTCCTTCGTATTCCCAGACCGCAGACACCACGACAGGTGAAGGAATTCCTAGGGTCGGCTGGGTTCTGCAGACTATGGATACCAGGGTTTGCTGAATTAGCAAAACCTTTATACCAGGCAACAAAAGATCAACAGCCCTTTAGTTGGACGGAAGAAGCCGAACAGGCCTTCCAACAAATTAAAACTGCTCTGCTATCAGCACCTGCCCTGGGACTCCCCGATGTCTCCAAACCTTTCCACCTATATGTAGATGAAAACCGGGGCAGAGCCAAGGTGGTGCTAACCCAGCATTTGGGCCCTTGGCACAGGCCAGTAGCCTATCTGTCTAAAAAGCTAGATCCAGTGGCCGCCGGATGGCCACCCTGTCTCTGGATGATTGCAGCCACTGTCCTAATGGTAAAGGACGCTGATAAGCTGACCGTGGGCCAAGAGCTACAAGTCACCACCCCGCATGCCATCGAGGGCATCCTCAAGCAGCCGCCTGACCGATGGCTGAGCAATGCCCAACTCACTCATTACCAGGGACTGCTGTTGAACCCCCTCAGGATCATCTTCACCCCCCCAACGGCCCTGAACCCAGCATCACTGCTGTCAGACCCAGACATGGGAACCCCACTTCATGACTGCGTCGACATACTGGCTCAAGTTTATGGGGTCCGGGAGGACTTGCAGGACCAACCATTATCAGATGCGGACGCCATCTGGTTTACCGACGGAAGCAGCTTCGTTCACCAAGGACAAAGGTATGCGGGGGCGGCCGTAACTTCAGAAACCGAGGTGATTTGGGCAGAAGCCCTACCCCCCGGAACCTCGGCCCAGAAGGCTGAACTAATAGCCTTAACCCAGGCCCTAAAATTCGGGAGAGACCGCAAGCTAACCGTGTACACTGATAGCCGATTTGCCTTTGCCACTGCTCATGTACATGGGGTGATGTACAGAGAACGGGGGCTCCTCACAGCTGAAGGgaaagacatcaaaaataaagaagagattctAGCCCTGCTAGCAGCCTTATGGGAACCCAAAAAGCTAGCGATTGTGCATTGCCCAGGACACCAGAAGACAACCGACCCAGTTTCCCGGGGCAACAATTTGGCCGATCAGACTGCAAAAAACATAGCTCGGCCCCCAAGCGCAATT gaattgccccccagccctgagtaTTCAGAAAACGACATTCAATGGATGAGTAAACTTCCCATGACCCGAATCAAAGATGGCTGGTGGAGAGACTCCAAAAGCAGCATTATATTCTCAGATAAACTAGGATGGCAAGTTCTAGAGTGGATCCATCGCAGCACCCACTTAGGTTCCCGGCGAATGTTGGACTTACTGAGACAGACTGGACTAAAGAT AAATGTCTCTCATAAGGTCGATCAAGTAGTCACTAAATGTACAGTGTGCCAACTCAACAATGCGAGTAGCAATCCTCAGACAACAAGAGTAAGACAAAGAGGGAGCAGACCGGGGACCTATTGGGAAGTAGATTTCACTGaggtaaaaccaggaaaatatggatataagTATTTGCTAGTTTTTGTAGATACCTTTTCAAGATGGACTGGAGCCTTTCCAACCAAGAATGAAATGGCGCAGATTGTAGCCAAAA ATCCTGGAAGAAATCctgcccaggtatggttttccagtaATGATAGGGTCAGACAATGGACCTGCATTCGTCTCTAA